A region from the Halomicroarcula saliterrae genome encodes:
- a CDS encoding dienelactone hydrolase family protein — MVQHTEEPVRIPVDGVTLDGTLELPEGAPGVVVFAHGSGSSRHSPRNNYVAEVIRDRGVGTLLFDLLTEREDRTRRNRFDIPLLTDRLVAVTEWLWGRDWASGVSMGYFGSSTGAAAALRGAARLGGDIDAVVSRGGRVDMAEDALGRVTSPTLFIVGGADTEVLTRNREAYAQLPAERSLHVVEGAGHLFEGPGELDEVAAVAADWFEATLR, encoded by the coding sequence ATGGTCCAGCACACCGAGGAACCCGTCCGGATTCCGGTCGACGGCGTCACGCTGGACGGGACACTGGAACTCCCGGAGGGCGCGCCGGGCGTCGTCGTCTTCGCCCACGGCAGTGGCTCCAGCCGGCACAGCCCGCGCAACAACTACGTGGCCGAGGTCATCCGTGACCGGGGCGTCGGGACGCTGCTTTTCGACCTGCTCACCGAGCGGGAGGACCGGACCCGCCGGAACCGCTTCGATATCCCGTTGCTGACGGACCGGCTCGTAGCGGTCACCGAGTGGCTGTGGGGGCGGGACTGGGCGAGTGGGGTCTCGATGGGTTACTTCGGTTCGAGCACCGGCGCAGCCGCCGCCCTCCGGGGAGCGGCGCGACTCGGCGGCGATATCGACGCGGTCGTCTCGCGGGGCGGCCGCGTGGACATGGCCGAGGACGCCCTCGGTCGGGTCACGTCGCCGACGCTGTTTATCGTCGGCGGCGCGGACACCGAGGTGCTCACGCGCAACCGCGAGGCCTACGCCCAGCTGCCCGCCGAACGTTCGCTCCACGTCGTAGAGGGCGCCGGCCACCTCTTCGAGGGTCCGGGTGAACTAGACGAGGTCGCCGCGGTGGCAGCGGACTGGTTCGAGGCGACGCTCCGCTGA